One window of the Shewanella khirikhana genome contains the following:
- a CDS encoding thiamine pyrophosphate-dependent dehydrogenase E1 component subunit alpha: MSNATTNQETVHKVSFLDRESLHIPILKILQADGTPYEEAVLPQIDEALAKRIYDACVFTRVLDERMLGAQRQGRISFYMTCTGEEAAIVGSAAALDDKDVILAQYREHAALRYRGFTTEQFMNQMFSNEKDLGKGRQMPIHYGTAALHYQTISSPLGTQIPQATGVGYSLKMKGERNVAICYFGEGAASEGDFHAGLNMAAVLKAPVIFFCRNNGYAISTPTEEQFAGNGIASRGVGYGMHTIRVDGNDMLAVLAATQQARAYALEHNAPVLIEAMTYRLGAHSSSDDPSGYRSKEEEAKWREHDPVKRFKLWLINKGWLAEADDETMYEKYREEVLASVKVAEKIPAPRIDEIIEDVYDEPTPQLKKQLESLKAHVKKYPQAYPKTAGRL; this comes from the coding sequence ATGAGCAACGCAACAACAAACCAAGAGACTGTGCATAAGGTCTCCTTCCTCGACAGGGAGTCGCTGCACATCCCCATTCTCAAGATCCTTCAGGCCGACGGTACGCCTTACGAGGAAGCCGTTCTCCCGCAAATCGATGAAGCCCTTGCCAAGCGCATCTATGACGCCTGTGTGTTCACCCGGGTGCTGGACGAGCGCATGTTGGGTGCACAGCGCCAGGGTCGTATCAGTTTTTACATGACCTGTACCGGTGAAGAAGCCGCCATCGTCGGCAGCGCCGCTGCCCTGGATGACAAAGACGTTATCCTGGCTCAATACCGCGAGCACGCCGCCCTGCGCTATCGCGGTTTTACGACTGAGCAGTTTATGAACCAGATGTTCAGTAACGAAAAAGATCTCGGTAAAGGCCGCCAGATGCCTATCCATTACGGCACGGCAGCCCTGCATTATCAAACCATTTCCTCGCCACTGGGCACCCAAATCCCACAAGCCACCGGCGTCGGTTACAGCCTGAAAATGAAAGGCGAGCGCAATGTGGCCATTTGCTACTTTGGTGAAGGCGCAGCTTCAGAAGGCGATTTCCACGCCGGTCTGAACATGGCTGCGGTGCTGAAAGCGCCGGTGATTTTCTTCTGCCGCAACAACGGCTACGCCATTTCCACCCCCACCGAAGAGCAGTTTGCCGGTAACGGCATTGCCAGCCGCGGTGTGGGCTACGGCATGCATACCATTCGCGTAGACGGAAACGATATGCTGGCGGTGCTTGCCGCCACCCAGCAGGCCCGTGCCTATGCCCTTGAGCACAATGCGCCTGTGCTGATTGAAGCCATGACCTATCGACTCGGTGCCCATTCTTCTTCTGATGACCCTTCCGGTTACCGCTCTAAGGAAGAAGAAGCCAAATGGCGTGAGCACGATCCGGTTAAGCGATTCAAGCTGTGGCTTATCAATAAAGGCTGGCTCGCCGAAGCCGACGATGAAACCATGTACGAGAAATACCGCGAAGAAGTCCTGGCCTCCGTTAAAGTGGCCGAGAAAATTCCGGCCCCCCGCATCGATGAGATCATTGAGGATGTCTACGATGAGCCAACGCCGCAGCTGAAAAAGCAGCTGGAGTCGCTGAAGGCGCACGTGAAAAAGTATCCGCAAGCTTATCCAAAAACTGCAGGGAGGCTCTAA
- the msrA gene encoding peptide-methionine (S)-S-oxide reductase MsrA → MSQSSSSFATFGAGCFWGVEYFFRQIPGVISATCGYMGGNDKYSRYEDVKKGITGHAEVVQVEFDPSQVSFDDLLQVFWKNHNPTSLNQQGGDIGTQYRSTIFFHDKLQKEQAEASKLALARSGRWGSRHIVTEIVPLQTFHVAEEYHQNYLDKNNLPSCHIEY, encoded by the coding sequence ATGTCACAATCCAGTTCATCATTTGCCACCTTCGGCGCCGGCTGTTTTTGGGGTGTAGAGTATTTTTTCCGGCAGATCCCGGGCGTGATCAGCGCCACCTGCGGTTACATGGGCGGTAACGACAAATATTCCCGCTATGAAGATGTAAAGAAAGGCATCACCGGCCATGCCGAAGTGGTGCAGGTTGAATTCGACCCAAGTCAGGTGAGCTTTGACGATTTGCTACAGGTGTTTTGGAAAAACCATAACCCAACCAGCCTCAACCAACAGGGCGGTGACATAGGTACCCAGTACCGCAGCACTATCTTTTTCCACGACAAGCTGCAAAAAGAACAGGCAGAAGCGTCCAAACTCGCCCTCGCCCGCTCTGGCCGCTGGGGTAGCCGCCACATAGTGACTGAAATCGTACCGCTGCAAACCTTCCACGTGGCCGAAGAATATCATCAGAATTATCTGGATAAGAACAACCTGCCCAGTTGCCATATCGAGTATTGA
- a CDS encoding alpha-ketoacid dehydrogenase subunit beta produces the protein MAEMNMLQAINSALRIAMEKDPTMLVFGEDVGHFGGVFRATSGLQDTFGKGRCFNTPLTEQGIAGFANGLASNGTTAVAEIQFADYIFPAFDQIVNESAKFRYRSGNEFNVGGLVYRTPYGGGIAGGHYHSQSPEAYFTQTPGLKVVVPRNAHQAKGLLLASIRDKNPVVFFEPKRLYRASVGEVPEGDYELPLGKAEVVKEGKDITLLAWGAQMEIVEKAAEMAEKEGISCEIIDLRTLAPWDVDTVAESVKKTGRLLINHEAPLTGGFAGEIAATIQEECFLYLESPIARVCGLDTPYPLIHEKEYMPDALKTFEAIKASVNF, from the coding sequence GTGGCTGAAATGAATATGTTGCAAGCCATCAACAGTGCTCTGCGCATTGCGATGGAAAAAGACCCAACCATGTTGGTGTTCGGTGAAGACGTGGGCCACTTTGGCGGCGTGTTTCGCGCCACTTCCGGCCTGCAGGATACCTTTGGCAAGGGGCGCTGCTTTAACACCCCGCTGACCGAGCAGGGGATTGCCGGTTTTGCCAACGGTCTGGCCTCTAATGGCACCACTGCCGTGGCCGAAATCCAGTTCGCCGACTATATCTTCCCGGCGTTCGATCAGATTGTGAACGAGAGCGCCAAGTTCCGTTATCGCTCAGGCAATGAGTTCAATGTGGGCGGACTGGTGTATCGCACCCCTTACGGCGGCGGTATTGCCGGTGGTCATTATCACTCTCAGTCGCCTGAGGCCTATTTCACCCAGACCCCGGGTCTGAAGGTGGTTGTGCCCCGTAACGCCCATCAGGCCAAGGGCCTGCTGCTGGCGTCTATCCGCGACAAAAACCCTGTGGTGTTCTTCGAGCCAAAGCGCCTGTACCGAGCCAGCGTTGGCGAAGTGCCTGAAGGCGATTATGAGCTGCCACTGGGCAAGGCCGAAGTGGTGAAAGAAGGTAAAGACATCACGCTGCTCGCCTGGGGCGCGCAGATGGAAATCGTCGAAAAAGCTGCCGAAATGGCGGAAAAAGAAGGTATTTCCTGTGAAATCATCGACCTTCGTACCCTGGCTCCCTGGGATGTGGACACAGTTGCCGAGTCGGTGAAAAAGACCGGTCGTTTGCTGATTAACCACGAAGCGCCGCTTACCGGTGGCTTTGCCGGCGAAATCGCCGCGACCATTCAGGAAGAGTGCTTCCTGTATCTTGAGTCGCCCATCGCCCGGGTTTGTGGTTTGGATACCCCGTATCCGCTTATCCACGAAAAAGAATATATGCCGGATGCGCTCAAGACCTTTGAAGCCATCAAGGCCAGCGTCAACTTCTAG
- the pgm gene encoding phosphoglucomutase (alpha-D-glucose-1,6-bisphosphate-dependent), protein MAIHDRAGKPAQQGDLVNIPKLMSHYYRLVPDVNDPAQKVSFGTSGHRGCAFHKSFNEQHILAIAQAVVDWRTQAGIGGALYLGMDTHALSQAAYLSVIEVLVANHVCVIAQLNDSFTPTPVVSQAIVAANRGQSNAAALCDGIIITPSHNPPQDGGIKYNPPHGGPAEGEITGWIEKRANHYLLHALDGVKRVNYGIAQMLPFLKHKDLIAPYVNDLAQVVDMAAIAKAGVRIGVDPLGGSGIHYWQPIAKQYGLDITLVNHSVDPTFGFMTLDKDGKIRMDCSSPHAMAGLLVHKDKFDICVGNDPDYDRHGIVCPGTGLMDPNHYLAVAIDYLLGHRPQWAKTLSVGKTLVSSSLIDKVCGAHQVPLMEVPVGFKWFVDGLADGSVCFGGEESAGAAFLKMDGTTWCTDKDGFILALLAAEILAVTGKTPAQRYEELVAEHGRCFYKRIDSPLNPKMKAKFAALNAETLGAAAVASDEITAVLTKAPGNDAAIGGIKVCTDKGWFAARPSGTEPLFKLYAESFVSEAHLGELIADAQAILGAALKAIKI, encoded by the coding sequence TTGGCAATCCATGACCGCGCGGGCAAGCCCGCCCAGCAAGGGGATCTGGTTAATATCCCCAAACTGATGAGCCACTATTACCGCCTGGTACCGGATGTAAACGATCCGGCCCAGAAAGTCAGCTTCGGCACCTCTGGCCACCGTGGCTGCGCGTTCCATAAAAGTTTTAACGAGCAGCACATTCTGGCCATCGCACAGGCCGTGGTGGATTGGCGTACTCAGGCCGGGATCGGTGGCGCCCTGTATTTGGGAATGGATACCCATGCGTTGTCGCAGGCTGCTTACCTGTCGGTCATTGAAGTGCTGGTTGCCAACCATGTGTGCGTGATTGCCCAGCTCAATGACAGCTTTACCCCAACGCCTGTGGTCAGCCAGGCCATTGTTGCCGCCAATCGTGGCCAGAGCAATGCCGCTGCTCTTTGCGATGGCATTATCATCACGCCATCCCACAATCCGCCCCAGGACGGGGGTATCAAGTACAATCCGCCCCATGGCGGCCCGGCTGAAGGCGAGATCACCGGCTGGATTGAAAAGCGTGCCAATCACTATCTGCTGCACGCCCTTGACGGTGTGAAGCGGGTTAACTACGGCATTGCGCAAATGTTGCCGTTTTTAAAGCATAAAGATTTGATAGCGCCCTACGTGAACGACCTTGCGCAAGTGGTGGATATGGCCGCTATCGCCAAAGCTGGCGTGCGTATTGGGGTTGACCCACTGGGTGGCAGCGGCATTCATTACTGGCAGCCGATCGCCAAACAGTATGGGCTTGATATCACTCTGGTTAATCACAGCGTTGACCCAACGTTCGGGTTTATGACCCTGGATAAAGACGGCAAAATCCGTATGGATTGCTCATCGCCCCATGCGATGGCCGGCCTGCTGGTACATAAAGACAAATTTGATATCTGCGTTGGTAACGATCCTGACTACGACCGCCACGGCATCGTATGCCCGGGCACTGGCCTGATGGATCCGAACCATTATCTGGCCGTTGCCATCGACTATCTGCTGGGCCACAGACCCCAGTGGGCCAAAACCTTATCTGTGGGTAAGACCCTGGTGTCGAGCTCACTTATCGACAAGGTTTGCGGCGCCCATCAGGTGCCTTTGATGGAAGTGCCGGTGGGCTTTAAGTGGTTTGTCGATGGTCTGGCCGATGGCAGTGTCTGCTTTGGCGGTGAAGAAAGTGCCGGTGCAGCCTTCCTTAAAATGGATGGCACTACCTGGTGTACCGATAAAGACGGCTTCATTCTGGCGCTGCTCGCGGCCGAAATCCTTGCCGTGACAGGTAAAACGCCTGCCCAGCGTTACGAAGAGCTGGTTGCCGAGCACGGCCGCTGCTTCTATAAGCGTATCGATAGCCCGCTGAACCCCAAGATGAAGGCCAAGTTTGCTGCGCTGAATGCTGAAACCCTGGGGGCAGCCGCTGTTGCCAGTGATGAGATAACCGCGGTGCTGACCAAGGCCCCGGGCAACGATGCTGCCATTGGCGGTATTAAGGTGTGCACCGACAAAGGCTGGTTTGCCGCCCGGCCATCGGGCACAGAGCCGCTGTTTAAGCTGTATGCTGAAAGCTTTGTCAGCGAGGCTCATCTGGGTGAGCTGATTGCCGATGCACAGGCTATTCTCGGCGCGGCGCTCAAGGCCATTAAAATCTAA
- the nadA gene encoding quinolinate synthase NadA — protein sequence MSQQAPILEPIQYPFPPKPIPLSDAQKLEYKEKIKALLKARDAVLVAHYYTDPEIQALAEETGGCVSDSLEMARFGRDHPAQTLIVAGVKFMGETAKILSPEKTVLMPTLEATCSLDVGCPIETFSAFCDAHPDHTVVVYANTSAAVKARADWVVTSSIALEIVEHLDSEGKKIIWGPDRHLGSYIAKQTGAEMLLWQGECIVHDEFKSKALRELKIQYPDAAVLVHPESPASVVEMADAVGSTSQLIKAAQTLPNDTFIVATDKGIFYKMQQAAPGKTLIEAPTGGNGATCKSCAHCPWMAMNGLKAIEAALSATDTATHEIFVDESLRERAKLPLDRMLDFAKTLNMQIKGNA from the coding sequence ATGAGTCAACAAGCCCCCATTCTGGAACCCATTCAGTATCCATTTCCACCCAAGCCCATCCCACTTTCGGATGCGCAGAAGCTGGAATACAAAGAAAAAATCAAGGCGCTTTTGAAAGCACGCGATGCCGTGCTGGTTGCGCACTACTACACAGATCCCGAAATCCAGGCGCTGGCAGAAGAAACCGGCGGCTGCGTATCTGATTCGCTGGAAATGGCCCGCTTTGGCCGTGACCACCCCGCGCAAACCCTTATCGTTGCCGGTGTGAAGTTCATGGGTGAAACCGCCAAAATCTTAAGCCCGGAAAAAACCGTGCTGATGCCTACGCTTGAAGCCACCTGTTCCCTGGACGTGGGTTGCCCCATCGAAACCTTCAGTGCCTTTTGTGATGCTCACCCAGACCACACTGTGGTGGTGTATGCCAACACCTCTGCTGCCGTAAAGGCCCGTGCCGATTGGGTGGTCACATCCAGCATTGCCCTTGAAATCGTTGAGCACCTGGACAGCGAAGGCAAGAAAATCATCTGGGGCCCGGACAGACACCTTGGCAGCTACATCGCCAAGCAAACCGGCGCCGAGATGCTGCTGTGGCAGGGCGAGTGTATCGTTCACGATGAATTCAAATCCAAGGCGCTGCGCGAGCTTAAAATCCAGTACCCGGATGCGGCTGTGCTGGTGCACCCAGAGTCACCGGCCAGCGTGGTGGAAATGGCCGATGCCGTAGGCTCGACCAGCCAGCTTATCAAGGCTGCGCAAACCCTGCCGAACGATACCTTTATCGTGGCCACCGACAAGGGCATCTTCTACAAGATGCAGCAGGCTGCCCCCGGTAAGACATTGATTGAAGCCCCAACCGGCGGTAACGGCGCAACCTGTAAAAGCTGCGCCCATTGCCCCTGGATGGCGATGAACGGCCTTAAGGCGATTGAAGCGGCATTGTCTGCCACTGACACCGCCACCCATGAGATTTTTGTGGATGAGTCGCTGCGTGAGCGCGCCAAGCTGCCACTTGATCGCATGCTCGATTTTGCCAAGACCTTGAATATGCAAATTAAGGGCAACGCCTGA
- a CDS encoding methyl-accepting chemotaxis protein, producing MNMRWIASLSLKTKLMLVFMPPLLGYLIYGGILLAERVEEQNSLEQVQLLTELAVTNSALVHELQKERGMSAGFLGSGGTKFKAQLPSQRGLTDERLRALDNYTLGKSFPKKVSDEIGRIRVELGRLGQIRASIDNLGISVPDQVAFYTNLNASLLRTVDDIVKIGSNKDISIASAAFSAYLQMKERAGIERAVLSSTFGNDGFKPGVFTRAVKLMSEQDSYGERFRALATADQNISWQQLQQQAEIKEVTRFREIALSQDNSKIAATAPEDWFKASTARINLLYKFEQDLAKALDAQTDNRLSVANFHFIVVLVSLLLVLAVVVLMGFSVMGFLHQGISHIEGKMRRAKEEFDLSTRIELQSQDELGRLGAAFNGMMNDFEAVIVQVKRNSQTVTNAVERMETHSNQMRQDVALGHSEAEQVASAMTEMSATVSEIASNAVEASSASGKANKEAQTGNTEVGNTGDTIRSLASDINAAAAAISQLDEDIQGIVSVLEVISGIAEQTNLLALNAAIEAARAGEMGRGFAVVADEVRSLAQRAQSSTTDIRTMTERLKDGAKVAVEAMARGQSQAHACVEEIVHAGEELSRIVQYVGVIDSMNEQIAAATHEQSAVAEEVNRNALRISEIYQSTHRVADELGRINDDLLNAVNAMSQEVSRFSLSKGE from the coding sequence ATGAACATGCGATGGATTGCGAGCCTCAGTTTAAAAACCAAGCTTATGCTGGTATTTATGCCGCCGCTCCTTGGCTATCTCATTTACGGTGGCATCTTGCTGGCTGAGCGGGTGGAAGAGCAAAACTCCCTCGAGCAGGTACAATTGCTGACTGAGCTTGCAGTAACCAACAGTGCGCTGGTACACGAGCTGCAAAAGGAACGTGGCATGAGTGCGGGCTTCCTCGGCTCAGGCGGCACCAAGTTCAAGGCGCAATTGCCCTCCCAGCGTGGACTCACCGATGAAAGGCTGAGGGCGCTGGACAATTACACCCTGGGCAAGAGCTTCCCGAAAAAAGTCAGCGACGAAATTGGCCGCATCCGCGTTGAGCTCGGCCGCCTTGGGCAAATTCGTGCCAGCATCGATAATCTGGGGATCAGCGTGCCGGATCAGGTGGCCTTCTACACCAACCTTAATGCGTCGCTGCTTCGTACCGTGGATGACATTGTTAAGATTGGCTCCAACAAAGATATCTCCATTGCCTCGGCCGCCTTCAGTGCCTATCTGCAGATGAAAGAACGCGCAGGGATAGAACGGGCCGTGCTGTCTTCCACCTTCGGCAATGATGGCTTTAAGCCAGGCGTATTTACCCGCGCCGTGAAACTTATGTCCGAGCAGGACAGCTATGGCGAACGTTTCCGCGCCCTGGCGACGGCCGATCAAAACATCAGTTGGCAGCAGTTGCAGCAGCAGGCCGAAATCAAAGAAGTTACCCGCTTCCGTGAAATCGCCCTGTCGCAGGACAACAGCAAAATAGCGGCCACTGCACCAGAAGATTGGTTTAAGGCATCCACCGCGCGGATAAACTTGTTGTATAAATTCGAGCAGGACCTCGCCAAGGCGCTCGATGCCCAAACCGACAACCGCCTCAGCGTAGCAAACTTCCATTTTATTGTGGTGCTGGTATCACTGCTGTTGGTGCTGGCGGTGGTGGTATTGATGGGCTTCTCGGTAATGGGCTTCCTGCACCAGGGGATCTCCCATATCGAAGGCAAGATGCGCCGCGCAAAAGAGGAGTTCGATCTTTCTACCCGAATTGAGCTGCAAAGCCAGGATGAACTCGGCAGGCTCGGCGCCGCTTTTAACGGCATGATGAACGACTTTGAAGCGGTTATCGTGCAGGTTAAGCGCAACAGCCAGACGGTGACCAACGCCGTGGAGCGTATGGAGACCCACTCCAACCAGATGCGCCAGGACGTTGCCCTTGGTCACTCAGAGGCAGAGCAGGTCGCCTCCGCCATGACTGAGATGAGCGCTACCGTAAGCGAGATTGCCTCCAATGCGGTTGAAGCCTCCTCGGCGTCCGGAAAAGCCAACAAAGAGGCGCAGACCGGCAACACCGAAGTGGGCAATACCGGTGATACCATCAGAAGCCTCGCGAGTGACATCAATGCCGCCGCGGCGGCTATCTCCCAGCTCGATGAAGATATTCAGGGCATTGTCAGTGTGCTCGAGGTGATAAGTGGCATCGCCGAGCAAACCAATCTGCTTGCGCTTAATGCCGCCATTGAAGCGGCCAGGGCAGGTGAGATGGGACGCGGCTTTGCCGTGGTGGCCGATGAAGTGCGCTCACTTGCCCAGCGCGCTCAGTCGTCCACTACCGATATTCGGACCATGACCGAGCGTCTGAAAGACGGCGCCAAGGTTGCGGTAGAGGCCATGGCCCGTGGTCAAAGTCAGGCCCATGCCTGCGTGGAAGAGATAGTCCATGCCGGTGAAGAGCTCAGCCGCATTGTGCAATACGTCGGTGTGATAGACAGCATGAACGAGCAGATAGCCGCAGCCACCCACGAACAAAGCGCCGTGGCAGAAGAAGTAAACCGCAACGCGCTCAGAATAAGTGAAATCTACCAAAGCACCCACAGGGTTGCCGACGAGCTCGGTCGCATTAACGATGATTTGCTTAATGCAGTCAACGCCATGAGCCAGGAAGTCTCGCGCTTCTCCCTCTCAAAAGGCGAGTAG
- a CDS encoding dihydrolipoyllysine-residue acetyltransferase: MIKDFILPDIGEGVVECELVEWLVSEGDQIAEDQPICDVMTDKALVQIPAPFAGVVSKLYYAKGEIAKVHAPLYAVEIEGEGTDAPAAPVETSAEAAPAGTPAAPGATAVAASAGKQVEDFLLPDIGEGIVECELVEWLVNEGDMVEEDQPIADVMTDKALVQIPALKAGKIVTLHYRKGQLAKVHAPLYAIEVEADHPVATANIAPVASDDGNQSGRAAPATAAVIGNGKALASPAVRRMARSLDVDLSQVPGSGKHGRVYKEDIEQYLKGGTAPVAQAPVAQAQATAASAAAPVQPAVGDRVEPIRGVKAAMARQMMDSVSSIPHFTYCEEIDLTDLVALRERMKAKYSSDDLKLTMMPFFMKSLSLALSEFPVVNSQVNADCTELTYKASHNIGMAVDSKVGLLVPNVKDVQSKSILDVAREITRLTEAARSGRVTPADLKGGTISISNIGALGGTVATPIINKPEVAIVALGKLQTLPRFAEDGSVQARKIMQVSWSGDHRVIDGGTIARFCNLWKQYLEQPEDMLLAMR, encoded by the coding sequence ATGATTAAAGATTTTATTTTGCCGGACATCGGTGAAGGCGTGGTCGAGTGTGAGCTGGTTGAATGGCTGGTGAGCGAAGGCGACCAGATTGCCGAAGATCAGCCCATTTGCGACGTGATGACCGACAAAGCCCTGGTGCAAATCCCGGCGCCCTTTGCCGGTGTGGTCAGCAAGCTTTATTACGCCAAGGGTGAAATCGCCAAGGTGCATGCACCCTTGTACGCCGTTGAAATCGAAGGCGAGGGCACCGATGCGCCAGCGGCTCCGGTTGAAACCAGTGCTGAAGCCGCGCCTGCCGGCACACCTGCTGCGCCCGGCGCCACGGCCGTTGCAGCGAGTGCCGGTAAGCAGGTCGAAGACTTCCTGCTGCCCGATATTGGCGAAGGCATTGTGGAATGTGAGCTGGTCGAGTGGCTGGTAAACGAAGGCGATATGGTTGAAGAAGATCAGCCCATTGCCGACGTGATGACAGATAAAGCGCTGGTACAAATCCCCGCGCTGAAAGCAGGTAAAATTGTTACCCTGCATTATCGTAAGGGACAACTTGCCAAGGTGCATGCGCCGCTTTACGCCATCGAGGTGGAAGCTGATCATCCGGTTGCCACGGCTAACATAGCGCCAGTCGCAAGTGACGATGGTAACCAGTCTGGGCGTGCTGCTCCGGCTACCGCTGCGGTTATTGGGAATGGCAAGGCGCTGGCAAGCCCAGCGGTGCGCCGCATGGCCCGCAGCCTGGATGTGGATTTATCGCAGGTGCCCGGCAGCGGTAAGCATGGCCGTGTGTATAAAGAAGACATTGAGCAGTACCTGAAGGGCGGCACAGCTCCTGTCGCTCAAGCCCCTGTTGCTCAAGCTCAAGCGACAGCTGCTTCTGCGGCGGCTCCTGTACAGCCTGCAGTTGGTGACAGAGTGGAGCCAATTCGCGGCGTAAAAGCTGCGATGGCGCGTCAGATGATGGACTCAGTCTCCAGCATCCCGCACTTTACCTACTGTGAAGAAATTGACCTTACCGATCTCGTTGCCCTGCGCGAGCGCATGAAGGCCAAGTACAGCAGTGACGATTTGAAGCTGACCATGATGCCATTCTTCATGAAGTCGCTGTCACTGGCTCTCAGTGAGTTTCCGGTGGTTAACAGTCAGGTGAATGCCGATTGCACCGAGCTGACCTACAAGGCCAGCCACAACATAGGTATGGCGGTGGACTCCAAAGTGGGCCTGCTGGTGCCTAACGTGAAGGATGTGCAGAGCAAGTCGATTCTGGATGTGGCCCGTGAAATCACCCGTCTGACCGAGGCGGCCCGCAGTGGCCGGGTAACACCTGCGGACCTTAAAGGTGGCACCATCTCCATCTCCAACATTGGCGCCCTGGGCGGCACTGTGGCTACCCCTATTATCAACAAGCCTGAAGTGGCCATTGTGGCGCTGGGTAAGTTGCAGACACTGCCACGCTTTGCCGAAGACGGCAGCGTGCAGGCGCGCAAGATAATGCAGGTGAGCTGGAGCGGCGATCACAGAGTTATCGATGGCGGCACCATTGCCCGCTTCTGTAACCTGTGGAAGCAGTATCTGGAGCAGCCGGAAGATATGCTGCTGGCCATGCGCTGA
- the astE gene encoding succinylglutamate desuccinylase, translated as MLNLLQGCKDFLHLTLSNPEHLNPIAPQLLHGHTKVSLWDTGVLLFEPAAGNSQKDVVLSSGVHGNETAPIELCNGLIRDLLEGRLQVKERVLFLIGNPAAINNGTRIVDENMNRLFSGEHSRGPGLSNPERVRAKKLEAYVTRFFSEGAAIGAGRQRIHYDLHTAIRGSKHEKFAIYPYRPGRAFSGEQIMFLAASGVDTVLFHHEPTTTFSYFSSELFRADAFTIELGKVYPMGQNDMSKFDSTREMFKRLICAEPLELPAFDATQVNLYQVCRVINKEADDFEFTFSTDVENFTAFPRGHVIARQAGKDILIEQETEAVVFPNAKVPIGQRTVIMLVPAVNPHVE; from the coding sequence GTGCTTAACCTACTGCAAGGCTGCAAAGACTTTTTGCATCTCACCCTGTCCAATCCTGAACACTTAAACCCCATCGCCCCCCAACTTCTGCATGGCCACACCAAAGTAAGCCTTTGGGATACCGGCGTACTGCTGTTTGAACCGGCAGCCGGCAACAGCCAAAAAGATGTGGTGCTCTCGAGCGGGGTGCACGGCAACGAAACTGCGCCCATTGAGCTTTGTAACGGCCTTATTCGGGATCTGCTGGAAGGGCGTTTGCAGGTAAAAGAGCGGGTTTTGTTCCTGATTGGAAACCCGGCCGCCATCAACAATGGCACCCGCATCGTAGATGAAAACATGAACCGCCTTTTTAGCGGTGAGCACAGCCGTGGCCCCGGGCTGTCAAACCCGGAGCGGGTAAGAGCCAAAAAGCTTGAGGCCTATGTCACTCGGTTCTTCAGCGAAGGCGCGGCAATCGGCGCAGGCAGACAGCGAATTCATTACGACTTGCACACCGCCATCCGTGGCTCCAAGCATGAAAAGTTTGCTATCTATCCCTATCGCCCAGGCCGCGCCTTCAGTGGTGAGCAAATCATGTTCCTGGCGGCGAGTGGCGTTGATACAGTGCTGTTCCACCACGAACCTACCACTACTTTCAGTTATTTCTCATCGGAACTGTTCCGCGCCGACGCCTTTACCATAGAGCTTGGCAAGGTGTATCCCATGGGGCAGAACGACATGAGCAAGTTCGACAGCACCCGCGAAATGTTTAAACGGCTTATCTGTGCTGAGCCGCTGGAATTGCCGGCCTTTGATGCCACTCAGGTGAACCTCTATCAGGTTTGCAGGGTCATTAATAAAGAAGCCGACGACTTTGAATTTACCTTCAGCACCGATGTAGAAAACTTTACTGCCTTCCCCCGTGGCCATGTGATTGCCCGTCAGGCCGGTAAGGACATACTGATTGAGCAGGAAACCGAAGCTGTGGTGTTCCCCAATGCCAAGGTGCCTATTGGCCAGCGCACTGTGATCATGCTGGTACCCGCGGTAAATCCACACGTGGAATAA